The following proteins are encoded in a genomic region of Ananas comosus cultivar F153 linkage group 25, ASM154086v1, whole genome shotgun sequence:
- the LOC109728982 gene encoding RING-H2 finger protein ATL66-like isoform X1 yields the protein MSGRILLLLPPPPSAAAAAAVDRRHSHLDGVLAVSFAALFSLSLAYLLLSSLHHCRRRRRGTSSDRIPDKTQAPDAACSAQLQAIPITTVRKNVAAAAATTHGDTQEEESTCAVCLGQYNEGEEIRTMPRCGHVFHRECIDRWLIRRSSFCPVCRGRVIRRSAEPTITSCWVETGRVGPVPLPSASAVSTPIASVL from the exons atgaGCGGccgcatcctcctcctcctccctccgccgccctccgccgccgccgccgcggcggtcGATCGCCGACACTCCCACCTCGATGGAGTGCTTGCTGTCTCCTTCGCCgccctcttctccctctccctcgcctACCTCCTCCTCAGCTCCCTCCaccactgccgccgccgccgtcgcgggACGTCGTCGGACCGAATCCCTGACAAAACGCAGGCCCCCGACGCCGCGTGCTCGGCCCAGCTCCAGGCTATCCCCATCACGACCGTCCGCAAGAatgtggcggcggcggcagcaacTACCCACGGCGACACACAG GAGGAGGAGAGCACGTGTGCGGTGTGCTTGGGGCAGTACAACGAGGGTGAGGAGATCCGTACGATGCCACGTTGTGGACACGTGTTCCACAGGGAGTGCATCGACAGGTGGTTGATCCGACGGTCCTCCTTCTGCCCCGTGTGCCGCGGCCGCGTGATCCGACGGTCGGCGGAGCCCACGATCACGAGTTGTTGGGTTGAGACCGGGCGAGTGGGGCCGGTTCCGCTTCCGAGCGCGAGCGCGGTTTCGACTCCGATCGCGTCGGTtttgtga
- the LOC109728982 gene encoding uncharacterized protein LOC109728982 isoform X2, whose amino-acid sequence MSGRILLLLPPPPSAAAAAAVDRRHSHLDGVLAVSFAALFSLSLAYLLLSSLHHCRRRRRGTSSDRIPDKTQAPDAACSAQLQAIPITTVRKNVAAAAATTHGDTQAQRRRARVRCAWGSTTRVRRSVRCHVVDTCSTGSASTGG is encoded by the exons atgaGCGGccgcatcctcctcctcctccctccgccgccctccgccgccgccgccgcggcggtcGATCGCCGACACTCCCACCTCGATGGAGTGCTTGCTGTCTCCTTCGCCgccctcttctccctctccctcgcctACCTCCTCCTCAGCTCCCTCCaccactgccgccgccgccgtcgcgggACGTCGTCGGACCGAATCCCTGACAAAACGCAGGCCCCCGACGCCGCGTGCTCGGCCCAGCTCCAGGCTATCCCCATCACGACCGTCCGCAAGAatgtggcggcggcggcagcaacTACCCACGGCGACACACAGGCACA GAGGAGGAGAGCACGTGTGCGGTGTGCTTGGGGCAGTACAACGAGGGTGAGGAGATCCGTACGATGCCACGTTGTGGACACGTGTTCCACAGGGAGTGCATCGACAGGTGGTTGA
- the LOC109703589 gene encoding dirigent protein 23: MAKTIIAFLAILHLAVVGRTHDFEAWSQGLRLTGIKSEQVTDLHFYFQDTVSGTDPTAVRVAQATGTDRSPTLFGMVMMADDPLTEGPDPTSNVVGRAQGIYGSAGQNEVGLIMSMSFAFTNREYNGSSISVLGRNLALHPVREIPVVGGTGAFRLAHGVALAQTYSLNPVTGDAVVEYNVTVVH; the protein is encoded by the coding sequence ATGGCTAAGACTATCATAGCTTTCCTCGCCATCCTCCATCTCGCGGTCGTCGGTCGAACCCACGATTTCGAGGCCTGGAGTCAGGGGCTCCGCCTGACCGGCATAAAGTCAGAGCAGGTAACAGATCTCCACTTCTACTTCCAGGACACCGTGAGCGGGACTGACCCGACTGCGGTCCGCGTGGCCCAGGCGACGGGCACGGACCGGTCGCCGACTCTTTTCGGTATGGTGATGATGGCGGATGATCCGCTAACCGAGGGGCCCGACCCGACATCTAACGTTGTGGGCCGGGCCCAGGGGATTTACGGGTCGGCGGGCCAAAATGAGGTGGGCCTTATTATGTCGATGAGTTTTGCGTTCACCAACAGGGAGTACAACGGGAGCTCGATAAGTGTGTTGGGCCGGAACCTAGCGCTACACCCGGTCCGCGAGATTCCGGTCGTCGGCGGCACGGGTGCGTTCCGGTTGGCCCACGGAGTGGCGTTGGCCCAAACTTATTCTCTGAATCCTGTAACTGGGGATGCTGTTGTAGAGTACAATGTGACCGTGGTGCATTAG
- the LOC109703628 gene encoding methyltransferase-like protein 16, giving the protein MPSKKRPRPRPRRRGVGQPPAMHPRNRYTESPPDFALLASLYPSLRPFVSSPSSSSSSSSRASIDWTDPAATRELSRVLLLHDHGVHWWIPDGQLCPTVPNRSNYIHWIEDLLASDLIPESSVSDGRVRGFDIGTGANCIYPLLGASLLGWSFVGSDVTDVALEWAKRNVESNPHLAELIEVRNANDSSSSVIDNTESLELESKKDCYCGPPILLGVVKDGESFDFCMCNPPFFESIEVAGLNPKTSCGGTAAEMVCSGGERAFITRIIKDSVSLKHSFRWFTSMVGRKVNLKFLVSKAHEVGASVVKTTEFVQGQTARWGLAWSFLPPTKKFIAASAQVKNHSSFMLEGLQRQIGAFQILKSVESFFIAIGASCKSDLSTFCVNVTISDEQTCNLSNSDVSNKSDCATNGISFRVSVFEQIPGTLLVKGSSLQKENLPSGLFSSLFSQLEEALKTEFVHKSP; this is encoded by the exons atgcCGAGCAAGAAgcggccgcggccgcggccgcggcggcggggggtGGGCCAGCCCCCGGCGATGCACCCCCGCAACAGGTACACGGAGTCGCCCCCGGACTTCGCCCTTCTCGCCTCCCTCTACCCCTCCCTCCGCCCCTtcgtctcctccccctcctcctcctcctcctcctcgtcccgGGCCTCCATCGACTGGACCGACCCCGCCGCCACCCGCGAGCTCAgccgcgtcctcctcctccacgaCCATGGCGTCCACTG GTGGATACCTGATGGGCAGTTATGTCCCACCGTGCCGAACCGATCTAACTACATCCACTGGATCGAGGATCTCCTTGCCTCTGATCTCATCCCAGAGAGCTCGGTCTCGGATGGTAGGGTTAGGGGATTTGATATTGGGACCGGAGCCAATTGTATTTACCCGCTCTTAGGTGCATCTTTGCtcggttggagctttgttggATCAG ATGTGACTGATGTGGCTCTCGAATGGGCTAAGAGGAATGTGGAGAGCAATCCTCATCTTGCAGAACTAATCGAAGTCAGAAATGCGAATGATTCATCTTCTTCTGTCATAGACAACACTGAATCACTGGAGTTGGAATCGAAGAAGGATTGCTATTGTGGGCCACCTATCCTTCTGGGTGTTGTCAAAGATGGTGAAAGTTTCGACTTTTGCATGTGCAATCCTCCATTTTTTGAGAGCATAGAAGTAGCAGGACTTAACCCAAAGACTTCATGTGGGGGAACTGCTGCTGAGATGGTTTGCTCTGGTGGAGAGCGGGCTTTCATCACTCGAATCATCAAAGATAGTGTTTCTTTAAAGCATTCTTTCAG GTGGTTTACATCAATGGTTGGGAGGAAAGTGAACTTAAAATTCTTAGTGTCGAAAGCTCATGAAGTTGGGGCCTCCGTTGTAAAGACTACAGAATTTGTTCAAGGCCAAACGGCTCGATGGGGTCTTGCATGGTCTTTTCTCCCTCCAACCAAAAAGTTTATTGCAGCAAGTGCACAAGTGAAGAATCATAGTTCTTTCATGCTTGAG GGCCTCCAACGCCAGATTGGTGCATTTCAAATATTGAAGTCAGTGGAGTCCTTTTTCATAGCTATTGGTGCGTCTTGTAAATCTGATTTGTCGACATTTTGTGTTAAT GTCACAATATCAGATGAGCAGACTTGTAATCTTTCTAACAGTGATGTATCAAACAAATCAGATTGCGCAACTAATGGAATCTCCTTCCGAGTTTCA GTATTTGAGCAAATTCCTGGCACACTTCTAGTGAAAGGATCATCACTGCAGAAAGAGAATTTACCTTCTG GATTATTCTCGTCATTGTTCTCACAATTGGAGGAAGCTTTAAAGACGGAGTTTGTCCATAAGTCCCCTTGA
- the LOC109703594 gene encoding uncharacterized protein LOC109703594, with protein MGAQFSKQVERRKAVAAERRALADLLESAGDQFPGSDFRPADRKAWMSALGPDKLRISQIVWPGTHDSATNKIGVRFVSRPFARCQDCSVYRQLVNGARLLDIRVQEDRRICHGILVGYSVDVVIKNLKKFLAETEKEIVVLEIRTEFGHEDPPEFDKYLAEQLGEVLIPQDEAVFGKTVAEVLPRRVICVWKPRKSPAPKHGDPLWSSGYLRDNWIDTDLPKTKFDSNMRHLGEQPPVSERRYFYRVENTVTPQADNPVVCVKPVTGRIHGYARLFISQAFAKGIGDRLQVFSTDFIDDNFVDACVGLTHARSEGKA; from the exons aTGGGCGCCCAATTCTCGAAGCAGGTCGAGCGCCGCAAGGCGGTGGCGGCCGAGCGGCGGGCGCTGGCCGACCTTCTGGAGTCGGCGGGCGACCAATTCCCGGGCTCTGACTTCCGGCCCGCCGACCGCAAGGCGTGGATGTCGGCCCTCGGCCCCGACAAGCTCCGGATCAGCCAGATCGTCTGGCCGGGCACCCACGACTCCGCCACCAACAAGATCGGCGTCCGCTTCGTCTCCCGGCCCTTCGCCCGATGCCAGGACTGCTCCGTCTACCGCCAGCTCGTCAACGGCGCCCGCCTCCTCGACATCCGCGTCCAGGAGGACCGCCGCATCTGCCACGGCATCCTCGTCGGCTACTCCGTCGACGTCGTCATCAAGAACCTCAAAAA GTTTCTCGCGGAGACCGAGAAGGAGATCGTGGTGCTCGAGATCCGCACGGAGTTCGGGCATGAAGACCCGCCGGAGTTCGACAAGTACCTGGCGGAGCAGCTCGGAGAGGTGCTGATCCCGCAGGACGAGGCGGTGTTCGGGAAGACGGTGGCGGAGGTGCTGCCGAGGAGGGTGATCTGCGTGTGGAAGCCGCGGAAGTCGCCGGCGCCGAAGCACGGCGACCCGCTGTGGAGCAGCGGGTATTTGAGGGACAATTGGATCGACACCGATCTCCCCAAGACCAAATTCGATAGCAACATGAG GCATTTGGGTGAGCAGCCGCCCGTGTCGGAGAGGAGGTACTTCTACCGGGTGGAGAACACGGTGACGCCGCAGGCGGACAATCCGGTGGTGTGCGTGAAGCCGGTGACGGGGCGGATCCACGGCTATGCGCGGCTGTTCATATCGCAGGCGTTCGCGAAGGGGATCGGCGACCGGCTGCAGGTGTTCTCCACGGATTTCATCGACGACAACTTCGTCGACGCCTGCGTGGGGCTGACGCATGCAAGAAGTGAAGGGAAGGCATGA